The DNA sequence CAAATCCCAAATATACTGGGGGCGCTTACTGCTAAAGGAAATGGTATCCGTCTTCACTTCCAAATCAGCAATATCCTGTCCTTCAACAGCAAATAGGTAGTCAACAGGTAGGGTAAAGACTTTTTCTCTTTCTTCTGAGCGCATCAGATAAGGTGTCGTGTCCCGCAGTAATTTTCCTTGGTGTAAGACCAAAATTCTGTCCGCCGTGTGTTCAACCTCTTCAATATAATGGCTGGAATAAATGATGGTCTTGCCTGTCATTTTCAAATCTGCAACAATCTCCCAAAAACGCTTGCGTGTGTTCGTGTCCATGCCAGCCGTCGGCTCATCTAAGAAGATGATGTCGGGCTGACCGACCAAGACTTGCACAAAAGCCAGAAGGCGTCTTTGACCGCCGGATAATTTTTCAGCAAACTGATTTCTCTGCTGGTCAGAAAATTGCAGCAAGTCATCAATTGCTTTGTCAGACAGAGGATTGGAGTAAATAGCTTTTTGAAAATCAAGAAGCTCAGAAACCCTCATCTTTTCTTCTGTCAAATTCTCCTGAAAAAGAATTCCCACCTTTCTTTTAAGCTGCGAAGACTGGGCATTCTGTCCCAGTACCGTAACGCTACCTTCTGTTGGAGCATAGTCCCCCAGCAGGCAGTTAAACAAGGTGGTCTTCCCCGAACCATTGGGACCAATCAGAGCTAAGCAGTCACCCTCCTTAACATCAAAAGAAATGCCCTCAAGAACCTTTTTGGATTTAAATTGTTTGGATAAGTTTGAAACGTTTATAACAGTAGTTGCCATCACTATACTCCTTTTACTAAGATACGGCAGAGGCTTGTTATCTAAGTGCTCTGCACTTGATACCAAACGAGGCTGGACAAAAACTTTCCAACATTCCTGTTTTGGAATAAGCTCTTGACGCAGTGGTTGGGAGTAAGACTTGTTGGCTACGCCAACTTAGTCTTACCCCTGCACAGTTCATTAGGTGCTTTAGCACCAATGAACCACTGCTGGCTGGCTTTCCTTTTGCCACAAGGCCAAAGCGGAAGACCTAGCCAACTGTGCGGGGGTGGGAAGACGAACCAAAATTTTCAATTTTTGGGTTCTTTCCCACTCCCTACCTCTCCCACTAACTTCGTTTGGTTAGCAAAATCTACTAACCAAACGTCGTGTCACAAAGGGCGTCCACAGATACAGTCAAAATAGGGATTGCACCGAAGAGTCAAGAGAAAACTCTAGGAGAAATCATCCCTTTGACACCATCCGCAGCCTATGTTCATTTTTGATATAATGCCGAACCCCCAAAAGGCAAAGCAAAAATAGGAAATTAGCAGAAAATCCTGACTTTCTAGACGGTTTATCTTTTTTACACAGCCTTTAGAGCAAGTTTATTTAGGCGGTGTGTTTTCTAATGATTTCTAAATATCTAGATATTCGGTGACTTCACCATGTTTAACTTTTTCCGCCAGTCTGTGAATGATATCTTTTCCCAAATATTTTGTTAAAGATTCCAAATCATTTGCCACTTCAAAAAGTGTATTTTCATTAATGTCACTTGGATCAAAGTTTGCGTTTTCCCTATCCTTATTCCAGTAATACCAGTTAGGATCTGTTCGTTCATAATAAACATAGTGTTGCTTTTTTGTCAGGTAAACTCTTTTTGAGATTTGTTTTTGTTCATCCTCAGTTTTGACAGTGTGGGAGTAAATTTTAATCCCTTGAAAGATTTTATAGCTGCGGATACCATCTTCTAAAAGTCTAAGTTTAATTTCCTCATAGGTCATTTTAGTCCCTCCTTTGTAACTGTTAAGGTAGGAGAAGGCTGCCCTTTCTTCCTAATCAGCCAATTCTTCGATAAGAGATTTAGCAATACTGATTAGAACAATCGCTGAAATTAACATGCCTATGAACTCTCCAAAATACGAAAAGACAGTTTCAATCTCCAACTGTTCAAAAACAGTTGGAAAGACACTTAAGGCTACGCAAACTACTCCAATAAAGGTATAAATGATATCAGATACTTTGATTTTTATAATATTTTCTCGCTTTACTTTCTTTCTGGTTTAAGTTTACCGAAAAAGAGCAAAACTTTTCAGCATCTAATGTCATGACATGATATGACAAAAGTCATGGAAGGGGGCAAATGAAAATGATCTAATTTACAAAATTGTCTAGTTATGGAAAAAGAAGTATAAAAAAGAGCGTTGTCGTTGCAACACCCCAATATAAAGTCGCTAAATACTAGTCATATCAATAGTTTTCTAAAGCCATTATGCTGCCTAAAGCAATCATAATTTAATTTTGCCCTTTAATTTTCATTATAGCCGTACTCTATTGATTGCAAAGCTTTTTTCCACCACTTCTCGCGACTAAGGATATAATCATCGTCAACTTTACCATTAAAATTCTCTAATAGACTGTATTGAAAATACTCTTTTATATAGTCTATTCCCTTTTTATTCACTAAATCTTTCAGTTCCTTATTTCCACCATGACCATTATTAACGTATGATTGCCAGCGACTGAGTAGCATCTTATCTTTACTAGTTGCTGAACCTACATACAATTTCCCCGTCTTTTTGTCAGTAATTAGATAAACAGCTTTCTGATTTTGCAAAGCTGTCATCCAATCTTTTTTTTCCAATCGAAAAATCGATTCTAATTGGATATACGAGAGACAAATCTCATCATAACCTTTAAACTCTTCTCCTCTCCAAGGCTCAGACAAAAGCTCGGAAATAACAATATCATCATAACAACTGCTATATTTTCTCACCCTCATTCGTCCAGGTTTATATTGAATTATTAGACGGTCAAAATAAGGAAGGAACCTGTCAACAACTTCACCTTCATAACCTTTTTCACCATACTTATTCAAATCTTTAGTCACTTTTTTAACCATCGTAATAAGATATTTATCATAATCAATTTTTACAGCATTGATAACAATTTCGCCAACCTTAAAGTGTTTTTTATCACTGTTCCAAAAGATATTCCAATTATTAACTCCTTCCTTGTTTGATAGATAGTATTCTTTTGTATAATTTACACTACTATTCCAAACATGAAAGTAAATCTTTACATGGGGAATTTCTTCCGTAGTAAATCCAAACAAATCATTTAATTTTAGGTCTTTCATTTTAAGCTATCTCCCTATTTTTATTAGTGATTTTTAAATAATCAGATAGATTATAATTTTTTATGCTTAAAATTATTTGTCTTTTATAAATATCAAAAAAACCAAGCCTACTTTGACTTGGTTTCTCGATTTCTTCTTAGGCTAAAATGGTCGGGTACGGGATCGTCACCGCCTGCGACAAAGGGATGGCAGCGTAAGATTCGGGCGATTCCCATGAGTACCCCTAGAAGACCGTGCTTTTCAATAGCTTCAATCATATAATTGGAACAAGTAGGACGATAGCGACAGGAAGCCGGTGTTAGAGGGGAAATCAGTTGTTGATAGAGCCGAACCGGAGCGATCAAGAGTTTTTTCATTTTGTTTTTGTGACAGCCGCATTGTGGAGCTGGCTGATTTCTTTTTTATTGAGGCGTCGGGATTCTCCTGGGCGCAAACCGCGTAAGTTAAGGGTGCCAAACTGGGTTCGGGACAGTTTATCTACTAAGAGGCCGACAGCTTCAAACATCTTCTTCACTTGATGGTTGCGGCCTTCATGGATAGTCAGTTCAACGATCGAGCGATTCTTATCAGGCTCAACCTTGATGATATTGTAGCGGGCTGGCCCTGTTTTCTTACCATCGATCACCACGCCTCGTGTCAGGGGCCGCAGATTTTCCTTAGTTGCAATGCCCTTGACCCGTGCCAGATAAACCTTATCAATCTCATTGCGGGGATGAATCATCTCGTCGGTAAAATCGCCGTCATTGGTCAAGATTAAGAGGCCAGTCGTATCCCAATCTAAACGGCCGACAGGGTAAATGCGCTCCTTGACATCTGGCAGAAGGTCGATGACGGTCTTACGTCCCTTATCATCTGAGACGCTAGAAATCACGCCCCGAGGCTTGTTTAGGAGGTAGTAGACCTTTTCTTCATTATAGATAGGCTGGCCGGAAACTTCGACTAAATCACCATTTTTGACATTGGTAGCCAACTCTGTCACTGTTTGACCATTGATACTAACCAGACCTTTTTTAATCAGCTCTTCTGCTTTTCTGCGACTGGCTATACCAGCATGGGCAATGTATTTGTTAATTCTCATGATTTTCTTTCTGTTTTAAATATCATCCTCACTAAAGAGGGTCATTTCCTGATCCACTAATTCGATCGCAGAGGCATCAACTAGCTCATCCAAGCTATTGATTCCCATATAATCCAAGAAATAGTCAGTAGTGGCATAGAGATTGGGCCGACCGATCACATCCTTCTTTCCGACTTCCTGAATCAAACCAAAAGCCTGCAGCTTAGAAATGGCCCCGCTGGAATTAACGCCGCGGATGCTGTCCACTTCAACCCGAGTAATGGGCTGCTTGTAGGCTACGATGGAAAGAACTTCCAGACTGGCTCGGGACAGGCTCTGATTAATAGGAGCCTTAGCATACTGCCGCAGGAGCTCGGCATGCTCTTCCTTGGTAACAATCTTGTAGGTGTTGGAAGACTCTAATAAGCAAAGTGCAGAATCCTGATCCATTCTATATTTCTCAGCCAGTTTTTCCAGCTGCTGGCTGACTGCCATAGCTGAGATATCCAGTAAACTGGCCAGATTGCGCAGGCTGAGGCCATCTTCTCCCGCCACAAAGAGCAGGGCTTCCATTTGTGCTAAATAAGACATTAAGTCTGCTCTCCTTCCATGCTAATCAAGGTGACTTGTCCAAAATTCTCAGCTTGTCGGGCTTGAATCCGACCGACCTTAATCAGTTCTAGAGTGGCTAAAAAGATGGTGATAACCTCATTCATAGACTGAGCTTCTGAGAAGATTTCCCCCAGTTCGACCGATTTGTGACCCGCTAGACGGGTTGAAACCAACTCCATCATATCTTCAATCCTATAGTCATCTCGCTCAATGGTGGTATGACTATTTTTTATCTCTTCCTGCTTGGCTGCCATGACCTTAGAAAAAGCAAGGTAGAGATCCAGAGTCGTCTTATCATGGGACAGCTCAGCATCCTCGTAAATCAATTCCTGCTTGGGCTTGGAGAAAAAACGAGCCCTAATGTCGTGCTGAGCAGCTAATTCCTGACTAAGTTCTTTATATCTTTGGTACTCCTCCAATTGGCTGAGCAGTTCTTGCTCAGGATCTTCTTCCAGTGGCGTTTCTTCCACCACTTTTGGCAGAAGCTTGCGGCTCTTGATCAACATGAGCTGACTGGCCATAACCATATATTCACCAGCTACTTCCAACCGCATGGCCTGCAGAGTGGAAATATAGGCCAGATACTGCTCGATGACTTCCACAATGGGCACATCGTAAATATCCATTTCATATTTTGAGACCAGATGCAAGAGTAAATCCAGCGGTCCTTCAAAATCTTTTAATTTAATATCCATTCTTGTAATAGTGCTCCAAGGTTAAGGGACTCTTAAGACCCAAATTTTTCGCTAAGTCCAATATTGAGGTCCCTTCTTTGATCTTTCTTAGGATGTATTGCTCCCGCAATTTTTGAGCGGTCAAATCTGGAAAACCAACTTGGGCTAAAAAGTCATTGAGCTGATTAAAAAACCACTGCCGCGAATAAGGCTGTCCCTTCTTGTCAAAAAGGTAAAGACCATCGCTGGGCTGACTGAGCCAAGGCAGCAGCTCCTCTGATAGGGGAAGAATCCTCACCTGTTCGGCCCTCTTCAAGCGAATCACACGAAATTCCAAATCCACATCAGTCAGCTTAATGCCTGCAATCTCACTTGGGGTTAAGCCAAGCTCCAAAATCAAGAGGGCAATCCACTTCCCACGGCTGGGCTGGGCCTGCGTAAAGAAAGCAAGGTCCAAAAGCTCCTGCGGTTTTGCTTCTGGTCTCAATTTCTCGTGATTTTTTAAGTGATAATAATGTTCTACTTGTCCTGCTTCATAAAGATAAAGGAGAAACTGATTGACTGCAGAAAACTTGCGCTTACGGGCCGATGGCTTGAGGTCAGCAAGAGACTGCTGGTAGAGTCTGAGCTTGCTTGAAGAAACCTGAGCACCAATCAGCTTGACAAACTGCTGCAGATCGTACTGGTAGGACTTGCGGGAATTCTCCGATAGGTTCTTGCTGGCAATAAAATCATTAAGACTCTGGGTCAACGGGCTCAATCTGATACTCCTCTGTAAAATTGTGCAGTAGGCTATTGATTGATTTGAGAACCTTCTTACGGGTAATAATACCAAGGAAAATCCCTTGCTTATCAATCACAGGCAGGAAGGGGAAATCAACAATCTTGTGCAAAATTTCGGTCAAATCTGCATCATCTGTCAGAATGTCAATCTTATGATTGAGCATTTCAATAATCTCAACGTCTGCTATCTCCCGATCAGATAAACCATTGCGGGCTTGATAGGACAGAATATCCGACATAGAAATAGTGCCCATATAGCGCTTGTCCGTAGACATGACAGGGATTCTGGAATAGCCATTTCGGGTCAATAAAAGCATGACATGTCCCGCCTTATGGTTGGACATGACCAAGGCTAGATCTTCAGCTGGCGTTAAATAATCTGGGACAAAGGGGGTCAGATAGTCCACAAATGCTTTAGCAATCATCGTTCAAATTCCTGACTTAAATCTGGGTAGATTTGGTGGTCACGGTTATAATAGTCCACCTTAATCGTGTGCTCCGAAATCTCAATCTTAGCATAGAGTTTTTCCATGACCTCCCCGCGAGGCTGGAGAACAGAACCTGGATTGACAAAAACAGTCTTACCATTTTGCCAAGCACTGGCCCGATGCAGATGACCATAAAGACAGATATCAGCATCTTCTGACTGAGCCCAAAGGTCCAAACGCTCCCAAGTAAAATTGATACCGTAGAGATGGCCATGGGTCTGAGCGATAACCGCATCACCGACCTGAGTGACCAAGGACTCTGGATAGCCATTGTCATAGTCACAGTTCCCACGCACTACCTTGATTCCCTCCCAGATTGAATCATTGGAAGGAAGTTCAGAATCCCCATTGTGAAAGATAGCATCCACCTTTCCCTGATAACGGTCTTTAATGGTTTGGACAATCTCGCGATCCCCGTGAGAATCGCTCATCACTACGATTGTTTTTGTTGCCATGCTGGAAATACCTCCATCAACTTCTTAACAGCCAAGCCACGATGGGACTGGGCATTCTTTTCCTCTGCTGTCAACTGGGCTGCCGTTCGGCCTGTTTTTCCTACCAGAAAGAGAGGATCGTAGCCGAAGCCATTCTCTCCCTTAGCTTCAAAAGCGATATAACCCGGCCAATCAGCCTCCACCACTAAGCTTTCACGCCCGGGTGCCGCTACAACTAGAGTGGTATGGAATTGAGCCGATCGGTCTTTCTCTTCAAAAACCATGGCCAACTCATGTAAGAGTTTGGCATTGTTCTTTTCATCATCGGCATCAGGCCCTGAAAAGCGAGCCGACCAAACACCAGGAAGCCCGCCTAAGGCGTCCACCTTGAGACCTGAATCATCTGCTAAGACCATTTGCCCAGTCAATTGAGCAATGGTTTCAGCTTTGAGACGGGCATTTTCTTCAAAGGTTGTTCCTGTTTCTTCCACCTCCGGCAAGTCAGGGTGGTCATTGAGATTTTCAACTTCCAAGCCCAAATTCTTAAACATCTGACGAAATTCTTTGGTCTTACCATCATTGCGGGTGGCAATCAGAATTCTATCACCCAAGCTCTGCTTGGCCCCTTGAGCAAAAAAGTCATCCAGAGTCAGGCCTTGTTCAGGCAGGTGAACCAAGCGTAAGAGCTCGCCTTCAGTAATGATGATAGCTCCTCTGTACCGCTTGATTTCTAGGTGCAGATCCAATTCCTCATTAATCATATCAATGATAAAAGCCATCAGACGAAAATCTGAAGAATAGCGAAGAACTGACACATCAAAGCCTTGCTTACCGGAGATGAGACTGGCTAATTCCTGCTCAATTTGAAAGAAATTCTTTTCTCCGCCCAGATTATAGATATTGGTAAAGTCACGCCACTTACCGACAAACCAATTTTGATCGTCCTTATATTCATAAATTTTATCTGTCATAGCTTAACATGCTCCACATTTAAATCCTGTCCCAGCCAATTTTCCGCAATTTCTTTGAACGTGGCTACTCCCGCCGTTGTATAGAAACGGTGCTGACTGATGCTGACATCCCGACTGCGATTGAGCTGGAAATAGTTGAGTAAAACAGAGACATCACGAATAGTCTCAGCTCCACTGTCAATCAGCTTGACCGAAGGCCCCATAACATTTTGAATAATGCCCCGCAGGAGCGGATAGTGGGTACAGCCTAAAATCAGGGTATCAACCTTGCCAACCAAGGGAGCCAGACTTTCATAAACTACCTTTTTGGCAATGCTGGAAGCCATCTGGTTAGATTCAACCAAGGGAGCAAAGCGAGGGCAGGCCAGACTAGTCACCTGCATCTGAGGGGCCAGGTCAACAATCTTTTGCCGATAGATATCAGACTTGACCGTCATGGGGGTGCCAATGACACCAATCTTACCCGAACTTGTCGATTTAATGGCTGCACTGGAACCCGGCAGAACCACCCCCAACACAGGGATCTCCAATTGTTCTTTAATTTCTTCCCAAACAACGGCAGTTGCTGTATTGCAGGCAATGACAATCATCTTGACATCCTTGGTCAAAAGAAAATTAACCAGTTGCCAGGTAAATTCGCGAATCTGTTCAGCCGGCCTTGGACCATAAGGAGCCCTAGCCGAATCGCCGATATAAACAATCTCTTCGTGGGGCAACTGGCGCATGAGTTCACGGACAACCGTCAAGCCGCCAACACCAGAATCCAAAAAGCCAATCGGTCTGTTATCCATAGCTCTCTTTCTAAAACAAGGCTGAGTTTTCACCCAGCCTGCTCTCTTGCGCCTATTTTTTCTTACTTGCTTGTGCTTTCGACTGTTTAATAATATTGCGATAGGTTTGTTGGACCTTCGCTTCATTAGGTTTTTGTCCCATAGAAGACATCATTTCTCGAATAGCATCGGGCGTCAAACGAGGGTATTCTGCAATCTCCTTAACAAATTGACGACGAGCTAAATATGCCCCCAAAAGAACACCACCCATAAGGGCAACAGCAATCAACAAAACAGCTAACCAAAGTGCCATAGTTTAATAACTCCTAGTAATTTTTTACATAACTGATTATAGCAGAAAAGGCCCATAAAAACAACGAACAATGCTAGCTCACTTGGTTAGACAGGTTACGAAATTATTAGAACAATCCTCTAGGTTCCTTCCTAACTGCGTTTGGTTAGTAGTATGGTTAGATAAACTCCATATCGCAACAGGCGAAGTATCTCTAACTTAGTTTAAAAGAGGTACTATAAAAATTTTTACCGGAAGTCTTTACACCCCCTTACGAATTTTGTCTCACAAATATTAACAATATTATCGACTTGTTAGACTTCGGGCTACAATTCTGAAAAGTTACCTAAGTGCTTGGGATACTTATAAGAAAGTCAATCACTTTATGGAACTTGGCTTCCTGCCTGACTGGCTCAAATCAGGTAGTAACTTCGACAGTCTGATTTTCATACGGCCACGGGCGAAGCCTAGACCTTCTTTTACAATTTGGACTGACTATAGAATGCACTGAGACTGTTTCCTTCTCTCCCTTACGATGACTAAATGCTAACTTGTTAGGTTCGGATTACAGCGGGCAAAGCAGACGTCGTATCAGGACTTGACTGATTCTTCTGGCGTATCAAAGAGGGAGTGAAATCAACCAAAAAATTGAAAATTTTGGTTCATCTACCACCCCTCCGCACAGCTCAAGAGGCCTGAGGGACCTTTTGAAATTGGAAACAAGATAAACGAAGTTCATCACATTCGTTTAGTTTTTTCTGCTTTGGCCTTGTGTCAAATGGAAAGCCAGCAGTGGTTCATTGGTGCTAAAAAAACACCTAATGGGCGGGGGTAAGACTTCTTGGCCTAGCTAACTCCCAACTATTGCGCCAAGAGCTTATTCCAAAACAGGTACTGGACGAATTTTTGCCCATCCTCCTGAAAATCTTTATTGGTTTTACTCGTCCAACCCAAATCCATAGAGGGTGGCAAAATAATCCTCTGGTCTTTCCGCACGACGGATCATTTTGGCTGTACCATCCTCCTGTAAGAGAATTTCAGCTGAGCGAAGCCGGCCATTGTATTGGTATCCCATGGAGAAGCCATGCGCTCCTGTATCATGAATAACTAAAATATCACCAACTCTGGCCTCAGGTAATTCACGGTTTTTGGCAAACTTATCGTTGTTTTCACAGAGGGAGCCAGTCACATCTACGACTTGCACCTTACCGCCGGGATTGCTGATGTTGGTAATATGGTGATAGGCATCATACATGGCAGGACGCAGGAGATTAACAGCAGACGCATCGACACCGACATAATGGCGATAGGTATCCTTGAGGTGGAGCACCTTGGTAACAAGGTGACCATGCGGCGCTAGCATAAAACGACCGAGCTCAGTGAAAATTTTGATTTTCCCCAGTCCATTTGGCACTAGAATTTGATCAAATTTCTCGTGGACTCCCTGACCAATGACCGCAATATCATTTTGCTTGTCAGCCGGACTATAGTCAACACCAATACCTCCAGACAAGTTAATAAAACTGAGCTCTACACCAGTTTCCTCCCTGATTTCCAAGGCTAATTCAAAGAGTTGACCAGCTAAGGTTGGATAATAGTCATTGGTGACCGTATTCGAAGCTAAGAAGGCATGGAGGCCAAAATTCTTAACCCCTTTAGCCTTAAGCTCTTTGTAGCCCTGCAACAATTGAGCCTTGGTCATACCGAACTTGGATTCCTCTGGATGATCCATAATATCAGTACCCAAGGAGAAGACACCGCCAGGATTATAGCGAAGAGACACTGTCTCAGGCAAGCCCGCTACTTCGTCCAAAAAAGCAATATGCTCATAGGCATCTAAATTAATCATCGCTTCTGCTTCTCTGGCATAGACAAACTCTTCAGCACGGGTATCATTGGAAGTAAAGCTGATATCCTTAAAGCCCAACTTCTTAGCCAGCATGACTTCAACATCGGTCGCACAGTCGACACCGCAGCCCTCCTCTTGGAGTATTTTCAAGATTGAAGGATTGGGTGTTGCTTTAACGGCAAAATATTCCTTGAAACCTGGGTTCCAGGCGAAGGCCTTATTAACAGCTCTGGCTGTTTCCCGAATGCCTTTTTCATCGTAGAGGTGAAAGGGCGTCGGGAATTCTTTTGTAATCTGGTCTAATTGGTCTTTGCTGACAAAAGGTGTCTTCATATACAGGATTCTCCTCAAAATTATTTAATCCATTATAGCATAGAAAAAGCCAGTACCCAAGGGGCTACTAGCTTTTTCATTGTCTGACTTTTAATCGTTTTAACGGGAACTTAAATCCTTAAGCTTCGATTTCTGAAACGATACCTGAACCAACAGTACGTCCACCTTCACGGATAGAGAAGGTAGTACCTTTTTCAACAGCGATTGGGTGGATCAATTCAACGTCGATAGTAACGTTATCACCAGGCATAACCATTTCAGTACCTGCTGGCAATTCGATTGAACCAGTTACGTCAGTTGTACGGAAGTAGAACTGTGGACGGTAGTTGTTGAAGAATGGAGTGTGACGTCCACCTTCATCTTTAGAAAGGATGTAAACTTCACCCTTGAATTTAGTGTGTGGATGGATTGAACCAGGTGCAGCCAATACTTGACCACGTTCGATTTCATCACGTTGGATACCACGAAGAAGCACACCAACGTTATCCCCTGCAAGACCTTCATCCAATTGTTTACGGAACATTTCAACTCCGGTAACAACCGCTTTTTGGATTTCGTCCTTGATACCAACGATTTCAACTTCGTCATTGACCTTAACAGTACCACGGTCGATACGTCCTGAAGCAACAGTACCACGTCCAGTGATTGAGAATACGTCTTCGACTGGAAGAAGCAATGGCTTATCAGTATCACGTTTTGGTTCTGGAATGTAGTCATCAACGATGTCCATCAATTCCATGATCTTGTCTTCGGCAGCTGTATCACCTTCAAGGGCTTTAAGAGCTGAACCTTGAACAACAGGGATATCATCACCTGGGAAATCGTATTCTGAAAGAAGATCACGGATTTCCATTTCAACCAATTCAAGCAATTCTTCATCGTCAACCAAG is a window from the Streptococcus criceti HS-6 genome containing:
- a CDS encoding nucleoside-triphosphate diphosphatase; translation: MTDKIYEYKDDQNWFVGKWRDFTNIYNLGGEKNFFQIEQELASLISGKQGFDVSVLRYSSDFRLMAFIIDMINEELDLHLEIKRYRGAIIITEGELLRLVHLPEQGLTLDDFFAQGAKQSLGDRILIATRNDGKTKEFRQMFKNLGLEVENLNDHPDLPEVEETGTTFEENARLKAETIAQLTGQMVLADDSGLKVDALGGLPGVWSARFSGPDADDEKNNAKLLHELAMVFEEKDRSAQFHTTLVVAAPGRESLVVEADWPGYIAFEAKGENGFGYDPLFLVGKTGRTAAQLTAEEKNAQSHRGLAVKKLMEVFPAWQQKQS
- a CDS encoding segregation/condensation protein A is translated as MDIKLKDFEGPLDLLLHLVSKYEMDIYDVPIVEVIEQYLAYISTLQAMRLEVAGEYMVMASQLMLIKSRKLLPKVVEETPLEEDPEQELLSQLEEYQRYKELSQELAAQHDIRARFFSKPKQELIYEDAELSHDKTTLDLYLAFSKVMAAKQEEIKNSHTTIERDDYRIEDMMELVSTRLAGHKSVELGEIFSEAQSMNEVITIFLATLELIKVGRIQARQAENFGQVTLISMEGEQT
- a CDS encoding EXLDI protein; this translates as MTYEEIKLRLLEDGIRSYKIFQGIKIYSHTVKTEDEQKQISKRVYLTKKQHYVYYERTDPNWYYWNKDRENANFDPSDINENTLFEVANDLESLTKYLGKDIIHRLAEKVKHGEVTEYLDI
- the xerD gene encoding site-specific tyrosine recombinase XerD, with translation MSPLTQSLNDFIASKNLSENSRKSYQYDLQQFVKLIGAQVSSSKLRLYQQSLADLKPSARKRKFSAVNQFLLYLYEAGQVEHYYHLKNHEKLRPEAKPQELLDLAFFTQAQPSRGKWIALLILELGLTPSEIAGIKLTDVDLEFRVIRLKRAEQVRILPLSEELLPWLSQPSDGLYLFDKKGQPYSRQWFFNQLNDFLAQVGFPDLTAQKLREQYILRKIKEGTSILDLAKNLGLKSPLTLEHYYKNGY
- a CDS encoding metallophosphoesterase codes for the protein MATKTIVVMSDSHGDREIVQTIKDRYQGKVDAIFHNGDSELPSNDSIWEGIKVVRGNCDYDNGYPESLVTQVGDAVIAQTHGHLYGINFTWERLDLWAQSEDADICLYGHLHRASAWQNGKTVFVNPGSVLQPRGEVMEKLYAKIEISEHTIKVDYYNRDHQIYPDLSQEFER
- the cbpB gene encoding cyclic-di-AMP-binding protein CbpB, with the protein product MIAKAFVDYLTPFVPDYLTPAEDLALVMSNHKAGHVMLLLTRNGYSRIPVMSTDKRYMGTISMSDILSYQARNGLSDREIADVEIIEMLNHKIDILTDDADLTEILHKIVDFPFLPVIDKQGIFLGIITRKKVLKSINSLLHNFTEEYQIEPVDPES
- the scpB gene encoding SMC-Scp complex subunit ScpB, whose product is MSYLAQMEALLFVAGEDGLSLRNLASLLDISAMAVSQQLEKLAEKYRMDQDSALCLLESSNTYKIVTKEEHAELLRQYAKAPINQSLSRASLEVLSIVAYKQPITRVEVDSIRGVNSSGAISKLQAFGLIQEVGKKDVIGRPNLYATTDYFLDYMGINSLDELVDASAIELVDQEMTLFSEDDI
- a CDS encoding pseudouridine synthase, yielding MRINKYIAHAGIASRRKAEELIKKGLVSINGQTVTELATNVKNGDLVEVSGQPIYNEEKVYYLLNKPRGVISSVSDDKGRKTVIDLLPDVKERIYPVGRLDWDTTGLLILTNDGDFTDEMIHPRNEIDKVYLARVKGIATKENLRPLTRGVVIDGKKTGPARYNIIKVEPDKNRSIVELTIHEGRNHQVKKMFEAVGLLVDKLSRTQFGTLNLRGLRPGESRRLNKKEISQLHNAAVTKTK
- a CDS encoding ABC transporter ATP-binding protein, translating into MATTVINVSNLSKQFKSKKVLEGISFDVKEGDCLALIGPNGSGKTTLFNCLLGDYAPTEGSVTVLGQNAQSSQLKRKVGILFQENLTEEKMRVSELLDFQKAIYSNPLSDKAIDDLLQFSDQQRNQFAEKLSGGQRRLLAFVQVLVGQPDIIFLDEPTAGMDTNTRKRFWEIVADLKMTGKTIIYSSHYIEEVEHTADRILVLHQGKLLRDTTPYLMRSEEREKVFTLPVDYLFAVEGQDIADLEVKTDTISFSSKRPQYIWDLLTEAKCPIEDIEMTNRTLLDTIFDMAKEDDYEHV
- a CDS encoding GIY-YIG nuclease family protein, whose product is MKDLKLNDLFGFTTEEIPHVKIYFHVWNSSVNYTKEYYLSNKEGVNNWNIFWNSDKKHFKVGEIVINAVKIDYDKYLITMVKKVTKDLNKYGEKGYEGEVVDRFLPYFDRLIIQYKPGRMRVRKYSSCYDDIVISELLSEPWRGEEFKGYDEICLSYIQLESIFRLEKKDWMTALQNQKAVYLITDKKTGKLYVGSATSKDKMLLSRWQSYVNNGHGGNKELKDLVNKKGIDYIKEYFQYSLLENFNGKVDDDYILSREKWWKKALQSIEYGYNEN
- the racE gene encoding glutamate racemase; the encoded protein is MDNRPIGFLDSGVGGLTVVRELMRQLPHEEIVYIGDSARAPYGPRPAEQIREFTWQLVNFLLTKDVKMIVIACNTATAVVWEEIKEQLEIPVLGVVLPGSSAAIKSTSSGKIGVIGTPMTVKSDIYRQKIVDLAPQMQVTSLACPRFAPLVESNQMASSIAKKVVYESLAPLVGKVDTLILGCTHYPLLRGIIQNVMGPSVKLIDSGAETIRDVSVLLNYFQLNRSRDVSISQHRFYTTAGVATFKEIAENWLGQDLNVEHVKL
- a CDS encoding YneF family protein, whose protein sequence is MALWLAVLLIAVALMGGVLLGAYLARRQFVKEIAEYPRLTPDAIREMMSSMGQKPNEAKVQQTYRNIIKQSKAQASKKK
- the yidD gene encoding membrane protein insertion efficiency factor YidD: MKKLLIAPVRLYQQLISPLTPASCRYRPTCSNYMIEAIEKHGLLGVLMGIARILRCHPFVAGGDDPVPDHFSLRRNRETKSK